The Marivirga salinae DNA window GCTAAGCCTCCAAAAAATATCAATTACCTCCATGAAAGTTTCTATAAATCCAACTACCCAATTCGTTTTCTCCACCTCAGGAAGCGCTAATTCTATTGAGAAACATAATACAGCTCTTCAAAAATTAGGATTGAATTTGGTGTATTTCACTTTCCCATATAACATTGAAGCCGAAGAATATGCTGAACTCCTACGATCTCCAATTTCAAGAGGCGGAGCAGTTACAGGAAAAGACGGACTGAAATCCAACATTATTCCTTATCTGGATGAAGTGGAAGAAAACGCAAAAAAAACTTTGGCAGTGAATACTGTGGTGAATAAAAAAGGAAAACTACATGGCTACAATACAGATGCGATCGGCTTAATATCTGCTTTAGAGAATGCTTTAAAATCAAGTTCTCATTCCATTAAAACAGCCGTGATTTATGGAAATGGTGGAGTTTCCGGAGTTGCATACCATGTGTTGAAAGAATTGGGATTGAAAGTAATGCTGACTGGCAGAAATGCTGAAAAAGTGAAAGCTAAAAAGGGTGATTTAGGGATCACCGATGAAGATTTTAGTGGTCCTTATGATTTGGTAGTAGATGCTACCCCCATTTCATCAAGTCCTCATTTTATGGAAGCTAGAGGATTTCCGGAACTTTTGGATGGTTGTAAAATGATTTTCAGTCATAATATGCCTGAAAAAGATAATCAATTCAATTATTTGAAATCTTATTGCGAAAAAAATAATATTGAATTCATTCCGGGTAGTGCCATGTATAAAGCCCAATTAATTCGTCAGTATCAGTTATTTATAGGTAATATTTCCGAAGAAAAGATTATTGAAAGCTGGGATCTATGAGATTGAAAATCCAATTCTATTTATAGATATAAAAAGAAAGCAAATTAGAATTGCTACTTTTATGCGTTCGACTAAAATTGAAAAATGGACTTACTAAAAAGAAATATTGAAGCATATCTAGCCAGAGAAAAAAAATCCATCGCTGATTTTCTAACAGAATTCAACATTACTCGATTAGATCAACTTTCATTGGGTGATTTCAAGCTTTTCTGTGCTGAAAATGAACTTGATTATGCCAATATGTTGTGCCGACCTATGTTTGTTGATAAAGCAAAAATAAAAGACATAAAGCTTCTGATTTTAGATGTGGATGGGGTGATGACTGATGCCGGGATGTTTTTTACTGAAAGCGGAGATCAGTTCAAAAAATACAATGCCAAAGACGGCATGGTAATCAAAGCACTTGAAAGATATGGAATTCAAGCCGGTATAATTTCTTCCGCTCATAAAATTGAAATGGTAAAAGTCCGTGCGGAAATGCTGAATATCAAACATCTATACGTGGGAAGCGATCCTAAAATCAACATCTTACTAGATTGGTGCAAAAAATTAGATATCAAATTATCCGAAGTAGCCATTATTGGTGATGACATCAACGATTTAGCTGTAATGAAAGCAGTAGGATTTTCAGCTTGTCCTGCTGATGCTGTATTAAAAGTAAAAGAAACCGTGGATTTAGTTTTACATACCAAAGGCGGGCAAGGATGCATTCGAGAATTTATTGATTTTTATCTTTTAGATGAACCTGTGGAAAAGCAGTAAAAAGGGTATGACTTTCAGCCATACCCTTTTATATTTTATGATTCAAAACTTGCGTCCAATGAAATAGGGACTGCACTTAATGCTTTTGAAATAGGGCAACCTTCTTTTGCGCCTTCAGCCATTTCTAAGAACTTATCTTTTGATAAACCGCTTACTTTTCCTTTTACAGTCAATTTGATTTCCTTTATGGCAAATCCATCTCCTTCTTTGTCTAAAACGATCTCAGCCTGGGCATCTAATTGGT harbors:
- a CDS encoding shikimate dehydrogenase family protein, coding for MKVSINPTTQFVFSTSGSANSIEKHNTALQKLGLNLVYFTFPYNIEAEEYAELLRSPISRGGAVTGKDGLKSNIIPYLDEVEENAKKTLAVNTVVNKKGKLHGYNTDAIGLISALENALKSSSHSIKTAVIYGNGGVSGVAYHVLKELGLKVMLTGRNAEKVKAKKGDLGITDEDFSGPYDLVVDATPISSSPHFMEARGFPELLDGCKMIFSHNMPEKDNQFNYLKSYCEKNNIEFIPGSAMYKAQLIRQYQLFIGNISEEKIIESWDL
- a CDS encoding KdsC family phosphatase, producing the protein MDLLKRNIEAYLAREKKSIADFLTEFNITRLDQLSLGDFKLFCAENELDYANMLCRPMFVDKAKIKDIKLLILDVDGVMTDAGMFFTESGDQFKKYNAKDGMVIKALERYGIQAGIISSAHKIEMVKVRAEMLNIKHLYVGSDPKINILLDWCKKLDIKLSEVAIIGDDINDLAVMKAVGFSACPADAVLKVKETVDLVLHTKGGQGCIREFIDFYLLDEPVEKQ